A genomic stretch from Georgenia muralis includes:
- a CDS encoding DivIVA domain-containing protein: MALLTADDVLNKKFQPTKFREGYDQDEVDDFLDEVVNTLRVVQGENEELKAKLAACERRVGELSRGEGERPTEEAPVEEPEEEQPAPAPQPAPVAQAAPAAPVAAVPAAAAVTSGGGEPESATGMLALAQRLHDEYVRNGKEEGDRIVSEAKAEGARIVKEAEDQHNRTLTQLEQERSLLERKIDELRTFERDYRTRLKSYLESLLSNVEAGRPQAEGL, translated from the coding sequence ATGGCGCTGCTCACGGCAGACGACGTCCTCAACAAGAAGTTCCAGCCCACCAAGTTCCGGGAGGGCTACGACCAGGACGAGGTCGACGACTTCCTTGACGAGGTCGTCAACACGCTCCGCGTGGTGCAGGGCGAGAACGAGGAGCTCAAGGCCAAGCTCGCGGCCTGCGAGCGCCGCGTCGGCGAGCTCTCCCGCGGGGAGGGTGAGCGCCCCACCGAGGAGGCCCCCGTCGAGGAGCCCGAGGAGGAGCAGCCGGCGCCCGCGCCGCAGCCCGCCCCCGTCGCTCAGGCGGCCCCCGCCGCGCCGGTCGCCGCCGTCCCGGCCGCGGCCGCCGTCACGAGCGGCGGTGGCGAGCCGGAGTCGGCCACGGGGATGCTCGCCCTGGCCCAGCGCCTGCACGACGAGTACGTGCGCAACGGCAAGGAGGAGGGCGACCGCATCGTCTCCGAGGCCAAGGCCGAGGGCGCCCGCATCGTCAAGGAGGCCGAGGACCAGCACAACCGGACCCTCACCCAGCTCGAGCAGGAGCGCTCGCTCCTCGAGCGCAAGATCGACGAGCTGCGCACGTTCGAGCGGGACTACCGCACCCGCCTGAAGAGCTACCTCGAGTCGCTCCTGAGCAACGTCGAGGCCGGTCGGCCCCAGGCCGAGGGCCTCTAG
- a CDS encoding cell division protein FtsQ/DivIB: MSTGLAARMAERARASRHLLRRRVLVAAGALVALLALGWLLLVSPVLALDGERIEVVGASGTVDPAAVTDLVEPEVGTPLLRVDTGAVADRVGALTTVKEALVARSWPDGLVVTVVPRVPVAAASTPDGWVLVDADGVQVGSADEVPPGIPRVTVPLGESDETAPAVEAVLAVLGTLPPDLLTQVAEAGAASREQVTLTLVDGAQVRWGSADESELKAAVLAVLRQQPAGVYDVSVPRAPTTS, from the coding sequence GTGAGCACCGGTCTCGCCGCCCGGATGGCCGAGCGCGCCCGGGCCTCGCGCCACCTCCTGCGGCGTCGCGTGCTCGTCGCCGCGGGGGCGCTGGTCGCGCTGCTGGCCCTGGGCTGGCTGCTGCTCGTCTCCCCGGTGCTCGCCCTCGACGGGGAGAGGATCGAGGTCGTCGGTGCGAGCGGCACCGTCGACCCGGCGGCCGTCACCGACCTCGTCGAGCCGGAGGTCGGCACACCGCTGCTGCGGGTGGACACCGGCGCGGTCGCGGACCGGGTCGGGGCCCTGACCACCGTCAAGGAGGCCCTGGTCGCCCGGTCCTGGCCGGACGGCCTCGTCGTCACCGTCGTCCCCCGCGTCCCCGTCGCCGCCGCGTCGACGCCGGACGGATGGGTCCTCGTCGACGCCGACGGCGTGCAGGTCGGGTCCGCCGACGAGGTTCCTCCGGGCATCCCGCGGGTCACCGTCCCGCTCGGCGAGAGCGACGAGACGGCGCCGGCGGTCGAGGCGGTCCTGGCGGTGCTGGGCACGCTCCCGCCGGACCTGCTGACGCAGGTGGCCGAGGCCGGCGCCGCCTCCCGCGAGCAGGTGACGCTCACCCTGGTCGACGGCGCGCAGGTGCGCTGGGGGAGCGCGGACGAGAGCGAGCTCAAGGCGGCTGTCCTGGCGGTGCTGCGCCAGCAGCCCGCGGGGGTCTACGACGTCTCCGTCCCGCGCGCCCCGACCACGTCCTGA
- a CDS encoding RluA family pseudouridine synthase — translation MSETRSLPVPEGLAGERVDAALARLLGLSRTRAAELAAGGHVLLDGRAVGKSDRLTADGWLEVTLPAAPAPVAPVVVAGMRVVLEDDDVVVVDKPVGVAAHASPGWDGPTVVGALAAAGHRVATSGPAERQGVVHRLDVGTSGLMVVAKSELAYSVLKRAFKERTVEKVYHALVQGHPDPSTGTIEAPIGRHPSQSYKMAVVAGGKESVTHYETIEAMPGASLLEIHLETGRTHQIRVHTAAVRHPCVGDVTYGADPRLAERLGLGRQWLHAVRLGFEHPATRRRVEVTSEYPQDLRHALELMREGVR, via the coding sequence ATGTCTGAGACGCGCTCCCTGCCCGTGCCGGAGGGGCTGGCCGGCGAGCGGGTCGACGCCGCCCTCGCCCGGCTCCTCGGCTTGTCGCGCACCCGCGCCGCCGAGCTCGCGGCGGGCGGCCACGTGCTCCTCGACGGCCGGGCCGTGGGCAAGTCGGACCGGCTCACCGCGGACGGCTGGCTCGAGGTCACCCTGCCCGCGGCGCCGGCGCCCGTGGCCCCGGTGGTCGTCGCCGGCATGCGGGTCGTCCTCGAGGACGACGACGTCGTCGTCGTCGACAAGCCGGTGGGCGTCGCCGCGCACGCCAGCCCCGGGTGGGACGGCCCGACCGTCGTCGGCGCCCTCGCCGCCGCCGGGCACCGGGTCGCGACGTCCGGCCCGGCCGAGCGCCAGGGGGTCGTGCACCGCCTGGACGTCGGCACCTCGGGGCTCATGGTCGTGGCGAAGTCCGAGCTCGCCTACTCGGTCCTCAAGCGCGCCTTCAAGGAACGCACGGTCGAGAAGGTCTACCACGCCCTCGTCCAGGGCCACCCCGACCCCTCGACCGGGACCATCGAGGCGCCGATCGGCCGGCACCCGAGCCAGTCCTACAAGATGGCGGTGGTCGCCGGCGGCAAGGAGTCCGTCACGCACTACGAGACGATCGAGGCGATGCCGGGCGCCTCGCTGCTGGAGATCCACCTCGAGACCGGCCGGACGCACCAGATCCGCGTCCACACCGCTGCCGTGCGTCACCCGTGCGTGGGTGACGTCACCTACGGCGCCGACCCGCGGCTGGCCGAGCGCCTGGGCCTGGGACGTCAGTGGCTCCACGCCGTGCGGCTCGGCTTCGAGCACCCGGCGACGCGGCGCCGGGTCGAGGTGACCAGCGAGTACCCCCAGGACCTGCGCCACGCGCTCGAGCTGATGCGCGAGGGCGTGCGGTGA
- a CDS encoding polyphenol oxidase family protein — MSPAGVLPLLPASLGPGARGAFTTRAGGVSTGPFGAAGGAGGLDLAVHVGDDPHRVARNRERLAASLGVAVSWMDQVHGTDVAVVETPGGADLGRCDGAVAVRHDRALAVGVLVADCVPVLLAARSGDVVAAVHVGRRGLVAGVLEATLTAVAARGVDTADLFAAVGPAVCGRCYEVPAPMREEVADVVPGTASTTSWGTPALDVPAGVRGRLVAAGVRAVDHVDACTLEDERFYSYRRAGRDGTTVTGRFAGVVRTR, encoded by the coding sequence GTGAGCCCGGCAGGAGTGCTCCCGCTCCTGCCCGCGAGTCTTGGCCCCGGCGCGCGTGGTGCTTTCACCACGCGCGCCGGTGGCGTCTCCACCGGGCCCTTCGGCGCCGCCGGCGGGGCCGGCGGTCTCGACCTGGCCGTGCACGTCGGTGATGACCCCCACCGGGTGGCCCGCAACCGGGAGCGGCTCGCCGCGAGCCTGGGGGTGGCGGTGTCGTGGATGGACCAGGTCCACGGCACCGACGTCGCCGTCGTGGAGACGCCCGGGGGCGCGGACCTCGGCCGGTGCGACGGCGCCGTGGCCGTGCGTCACGACCGCGCCCTGGCCGTGGGCGTCCTCGTGGCCGACTGCGTGCCCGTCCTGCTCGCGGCCCGCTCCGGCGACGTCGTGGCCGCGGTGCACGTGGGCCGCCGCGGTCTCGTGGCGGGCGTCCTCGAGGCCACCCTGACGGCCGTGGCGGCGCGAGGCGTCGACACCGCGGACCTGTTCGCCGCCGTCGGCCCCGCGGTGTGCGGGCGCTGCTACGAGGTGCCTGCGCCCATGCGCGAGGAGGTGGCCGACGTCGTCCCCGGCACCGCCTCCACCACCTCGTGGGGGACCCCGGCGCTCGACGTCCCGGCGGGCGTGCGGGGCCGGCTGGTCGCCGCCGGGGTGCGTGCCGTGGACCACGTCGACGCGTGCACGCTCGAGGACGAGCGGTTCTACTCCTACCGCCGGGCGGGCCGCGACGGCACGACCGTCACCGGCCGGTTCGCGGGAGTGGTCCGCACCCGCTGA
- a CDS encoding YggT family protein: MSLFFGILDLLLVLYILVLLVRLVLDWVQLFARSWRPTGLVLVVANGAYALTDPPLRFLRRLIPPLRLGQVQLDLGFIILFIGVQILRAVVATLARSIG, from the coding sequence TTGTCACTTTTCTTCGGGATCCTCGATCTCCTGCTCGTCCTGTACATCCTCGTCCTGCTCGTGCGCCTCGTGCTCGACTGGGTCCAGCTGTTCGCGCGCTCGTGGCGCCCGACCGGCCTCGTCCTGGTCGTCGCCAACGGTGCGTACGCGCTCACCGACCCGCCCCTGCGGTTCCTGCGGCGCCTCATCCCGCCGCTGCGGCTCGGGCAGGTCCAGCTCGACCTCGGCTTCATCATCCTGTTCATCGGGGTGCAGATCCTCCGGGCCGTGGTCGCGACCCTGGCCCGCAGCATCGGCTGA
- the murC gene encoding UDP-N-acetylmuramate--L-alanine ligase, translating into MAERFHLVGVGGAGMSAVAELLLAAGHDVSGSDQHDSATLERLRRLGVRTYLGHDAAHVPAAGSLVVSTAVRETNPELRRARELGLPVLHRSQALARAAEGRDFVAVAGAHGKTSTSAMLAVALRAAGQDPSYAIGGTVLALGTGAHLGGGRAFVAEADESDGSFLNYTPRLALVTNIEPDHLDHHGSEAAFRRAFEEFAGRIVPGGVLVACADDDGALALARAAAGRGVRVLTYGTGPAPLAAHVRLTDVELTATGSTATLLAEHAAVPLRLAVGGAHMLLNAAGAWCAGVELGVDGPAMATALGAFTGTGRRFEDRGTAGGVRVVDDYAHHPTEVAATLRTARLAAGTGRVLVLFQPHLFSRTRTFAAEFAAALAAADEVVVTGVYAAREDRADHPGVEGSVIADAMGRAGHPARFVADRLEAASAVARLARPGDLVLTVGAGDVTELGPVILERLGAGA; encoded by the coding sequence ATGGCTGAGCGGTTCCACCTCGTCGGGGTCGGCGGCGCCGGCATGTCCGCGGTCGCCGAGCTCCTCCTGGCCGCCGGCCACGACGTCTCCGGCTCGGACCAGCACGACTCGGCGACCCTGGAGCGGCTGCGCCGCCTCGGGGTTCGCACCTACCTCGGCCACGACGCCGCCCACGTCCCGGCCGCCGGGTCGCTCGTGGTCTCCACCGCGGTGCGCGAGACCAACCCCGAGCTCCGCCGAGCCCGCGAGCTGGGGCTGCCCGTCCTGCACCGCTCCCAGGCCCTGGCCCGGGCGGCCGAGGGACGCGACTTCGTCGCCGTCGCCGGTGCGCACGGCAAGACCTCCACCTCGGCCATGCTCGCCGTGGCGCTGCGCGCGGCCGGGCAGGACCCCTCCTACGCCATCGGCGGCACCGTCCTGGCGCTCGGCACCGGTGCCCACCTGGGCGGGGGGCGGGCCTTCGTCGCCGAGGCCGACGAGTCCGACGGCTCCTTCCTCAACTACACCCCCCGCCTGGCCCTGGTGACCAACATCGAGCCCGACCACCTCGACCACCACGGCTCCGAGGCCGCCTTCCGCCGCGCCTTCGAGGAGTTCGCCGGGCGGATCGTGCCGGGTGGCGTGCTCGTGGCCTGCGCCGACGACGACGGCGCGCTCGCCCTGGCCCGCGCGGCCGCCGGGCGGGGCGTCCGGGTCCTGACCTACGGCACCGGGCCCGCGCCGCTCGCCGCGCACGTGCGGCTCACCGACGTCGAGCTCACGGCCACCGGGTCCACCGCGACCCTGCTGGCCGAGCACGCCGCGGTGCCGCTGCGCCTGGCGGTGGGGGGCGCCCACATGCTCCTCAACGCCGCCGGCGCCTGGTGCGCCGGGGTCGAGCTCGGCGTCGACGGCCCGGCGATGGCCACGGCGCTGGGCGCGTTCACCGGGACCGGGCGCCGGTTCGAGGACCGCGGCACCGCCGGCGGCGTGCGTGTCGTCGACGACTACGCCCACCACCCCACCGAGGTGGCCGCCACCCTGCGCACGGCCCGGCTGGCCGCCGGGACCGGCCGGGTCCTCGTGCTGTTCCAGCCCCACCTGTTCTCCCGCACCCGCACCTTCGCCGCGGAGTTCGCCGCGGCCCTCGCGGCGGCGGACGAGGTCGTCGTCACCGGGGTGTACGCGGCCCGCGAGGACCGTGCCGACCACCCCGGCGTCGAGGGCTCGGTCATCGCCGACGCCATGGGGCGCGCCGGCCACCCCGCCCGGTTCGTCGCCGACCGGCTCGAGGCCGCGTCCGCCGTCGCGCGGCTCGCCCGGCCCGGCGACCTCGTCCTGACGGTCGGGGCGGGGGACGTCACCGAGCTCGGCCCGGTGATCCTCGAGCGGCTCGGGGCCGGCGCATGA
- the lspA gene encoding signal peptidase II, whose protein sequence is MDTQPDAPSAALPLVAPARRRRLLTLLLALTAVVAVVDQVTKYLAEAGLTPGELVPVLGTVLGLQLVYNPGAAFSFATGMTWVFTLVSVAVVVVIARTSRRLGSTGWAVALGLLLGGSLGNLVDRLFREPAFARGHVVDFISYNGWFVGNVADIAIVAAAVLIAVLALLGREVDGSRADDAGAAARTSRRSDTGGGRNAPGTSGTDHV, encoded by the coding sequence ATGGACACCCAGCCCGACGCGCCGAGCGCCGCCCTGCCCCTCGTCGCGCCCGCCCGACGCCGGCGCCTGCTGACCCTCCTGCTCGCGCTGACCGCCGTCGTCGCCGTCGTCGACCAGGTCACCAAGTACCTGGCCGAGGCCGGGCTGACCCCGGGCGAGCTGGTCCCCGTGCTCGGCACGGTGCTGGGCCTGCAGCTCGTCTACAACCCCGGTGCCGCGTTCTCCTTCGCCACGGGGATGACGTGGGTCTTCACCCTCGTCTCCGTGGCCGTCGTGGTGGTCATCGCGCGGACCTCGCGCCGGCTCGGCTCGACCGGGTGGGCGGTCGCCCTGGGGCTGCTCCTCGGTGGCTCGCTGGGCAACCTGGTCGACCGGCTCTTCCGCGAGCCCGCCTTCGCGCGCGGTCACGTCGTGGACTTCATCAGCTACAACGGCTGGTTCGTCGGCAACGTCGCGGACATCGCCATCGTTGCCGCCGCCGTCCTCATCGCTGTGCTGGCGCTGCTGGGTCGCGAGGTCGACGGCTCGCGGGCCGACGACGCCGGCGCGGCCGCCCGCACGAGCCGGCGGAGCGACACCGGCGGCGGGCGCAACGCGCCCGGGACGAGCGGGACCGACCATGTCTGA
- the ftsZ gene encoding cell division protein FtsZ, whose protein sequence is MAAPQNYLAVIKVVGIGGGGVNAVNRMIEVGLKGVEFIAVNTDAQALLMSDADVKLDVGRELTRGLGAGADPEVGKKAAEDHAEEIEEVLRGADMVFVTAGEGGGTGTGGAPVVARIARSLGALTIGVVTRPFTFEGRRRGVQAESGIEALRAEVDTLIVIPNDRLLSISDRGVSVLDAFKSADQVLLSGVQGITDLITTPGLINLDFADVKSVMQGAGSALMGIGSARGEDRAVQASELAISSPLLEASIDGAHGVLLSIQGGSDLGLFEIHEAARLVQEAAHPEANIIFGAVIDDALGDEVRVTVIAAGFDEGSGPSGSTAKITGRQVGQVAPRAAAEPAPAAAPADAAAHRAELPTPGAPAAPAPEPAPERVPAFIGESAGGQQSRGLEVPRVFDEEPARSRRDEDLDIPDFLK, encoded by the coding sequence GTGGCGGCACCGCAGAACTACCTGGCAGTGATCAAGGTGGTGGGCATCGGCGGCGGCGGCGTGAACGCCGTGAACCGCATGATCGAGGTCGGGTTGAAGGGCGTGGAGTTCATCGCCGTCAACACCGACGCTCAGGCCCTCCTCATGAGCGACGCCGACGTCAAGCTGGACGTCGGCCGCGAGCTCACCCGCGGCCTGGGCGCCGGGGCGGACCCCGAGGTCGGCAAGAAGGCGGCCGAGGACCACGCGGAGGAGATCGAGGAGGTCCTGCGCGGGGCCGACATGGTCTTCGTCACCGCCGGCGAGGGGGGCGGGACCGGTACCGGGGGCGCGCCCGTCGTCGCCCGGATCGCACGTTCGCTCGGCGCCCTGACGATCGGTGTCGTCACCCGCCCCTTCACGTTCGAGGGCCGCCGCCGCGGCGTGCAGGCGGAGTCGGGCATCGAGGCGCTGCGCGCCGAGGTCGACACCCTCATCGTCATCCCCAACGACCGGCTGCTCTCGATCAGCGACCGCGGCGTCTCCGTCCTGGACGCGTTCAAGTCCGCCGACCAGGTGCTGCTCTCCGGTGTCCAGGGGATCACCGACCTCATCACGACGCCGGGCCTGATCAACCTCGACTTCGCCGACGTCAAGTCGGTCATGCAGGGCGCCGGCAGCGCCCTCATGGGCATCGGCTCCGCGCGCGGGGAGGACCGTGCGGTCCAGGCCTCGGAGCTCGCCATCTCCTCGCCGCTGCTCGAGGCGAGCATCGACGGCGCGCACGGGGTCCTGCTGTCCATCCAGGGCGGCTCCGACCTGGGGCTGTTCGAGATCCATGAGGCCGCTCGCCTCGTGCAGGAGGCCGCGCACCCCGAGGCGAACATCATCTTCGGCGCCGTCATCGACGACGCCCTGGGCGACGAGGTCCGCGTGACCGTCATCGCCGCGGGGTTCGACGAGGGCAGCGGACCCAGCGGGTCCACCGCGAAGATCACCGGGCGCCAGGTCGGCCAGGTGGCGCCGCGCGCCGCGGCCGAGCCCGCCCCGGCGGCCGCACCCGCCGACGCCGCCGCGCACCGGGCCGAGCTGCCCACCCCCGGCGCGCCCGCCGCCCCGGCCCCCGAGCCCGCCCCCGAGCGGGTCCCGGCCTTCATCGGCGAGTCCGCGGGCGGTCAGCAGTCCCGCGGGCTGGAGGTGCCCCGGGTCTTCGACGAGGAGCCGGCCCGCTCGCGCCGCGACGAGGACCTCGACATCCCCGACTTCCTCAAGTGA
- a CDS encoding GNAT family N-acetyltransferase: MSGVDVVRVTRRDQLEDAWTVRMEVFVGEQGVPAEEEVDDLDTAPTTTHVLAVDRASGAPLGTGRLLADPAHPGEVHLGRLAVRAAARGTGLGARLVVAIEAIALAEHAVGNDGPLAVTVVLSAQESAMGFYRRLGYEVRTGERYLDAGIWHQDMARTVTA, from the coding sequence GTGAGCGGGGTCGACGTCGTCCGGGTCACCCGCCGCGACCAGCTCGAGGACGCCTGGACGGTACGGATGGAGGTCTTCGTCGGCGAGCAGGGCGTGCCCGCGGAGGAGGAGGTCGACGACCTCGACACCGCGCCCACCACCACCCACGTCCTGGCGGTGGACCGGGCGAGCGGCGCGCCCCTGGGCACCGGCCGGCTGCTGGCCGACCCCGCGCACCCCGGCGAGGTCCACCTCGGCCGGCTGGCGGTGCGCGCCGCCGCCCGCGGCACGGGCCTGGGCGCCCGCCTGGTCGTCGCCATCGAGGCCATCGCGCTCGCCGAGCACGCCGTCGGCAACGACGGCCCGCTCGCCGTCACCGTGGTCCTCTCCGCCCAGGAGTCCGCCATGGGCTTCTACCGGCGGCTGGGGTACGAGGTCCGCACGGGCGAGCGCTACCTCGACGCCGGCATCTGGCACCAGGACATGGCCCGGACCGTCACGGCGTGA
- a CDS encoding cell division protein SepF: MAGTMRKMMEYLSLAEPEDEFYDEVPEGEHRREEEPEQHDRAERTERTERHAEVTPISRAAALHVEEAPVVEDLRRIVTVHPSSYNEARVIGEAFREGTPVIMNLTGMSEADAKRMVDFSAGLVFGLRGAIERVTNRVFLLSPATVEVESDNDGVDRPGRFFNQS, from the coding sequence ATGGCCGGAACGATGCGCAAGATGATGGAGTACCTGTCCCTGGCGGAGCCGGAGGACGAGTTCTACGACGAGGTCCCCGAGGGTGAGCACCGCCGCGAGGAGGAGCCGGAGCAGCACGATCGCGCCGAGCGGACCGAGCGGACCGAGCGGCACGCCGAGGTCACCCCCATCTCGCGGGCCGCGGCCCTGCACGTCGAGGAGGCTCCCGTGGTGGAGGACCTGCGCCGGATCGTCACCGTGCACCCGTCGAGCTACAACGAGGCCCGCGTCATCGGTGAGGCCTTCCGCGAGGGCACCCCGGTCATCATGAACCTCACCGGCATGAGCGAGGCCGACGCCAAGCGCATGGTCGACTTCTCCGCGGGCCTGGTGTTCGGACTGCGCGGCGCCATCGAGCGGGTGACGAACCGGGTCTTCCTGCTCTCCCCCGCCACGGTCGAGGTAGAGTCCGACAACGACGGCGTGGACCGGCCGGGCCGCTTCTTCAACCAGAGCTGA